The DNA region ATCGCCCATTCCGCCAATGTGGTGGACTGCCTGATCTGGAGCATCATCGCGCTGATCGTGCAGATCATCGTCTATTACATCGTGAAGATCCCGGTGCCGAACCTGTCGGCGCGGATCGCCTCCGGCGAGATGGCGGCGGCGATCTGGCTCGGGCTGTCATCGCTGGCCGCAGGCGCGCTGAACGCGGCCTGCATGATCTACTGAGCCATTGAGC from Bradyrhizobium sp. B124 includes:
- a CDS encoding DUF350 domain-containing protein, whose amino-acid sequence is MILQSLAGLPAFLVYFCTALIAVVAYLFVYTRVTPHDEFQLIRDNDPAAAIALGLSLLGFVLPVVSAIAHSANVVDCLIWSIIALIVQIIVYYIVKIPVPNLSARIASGEMAAAIWLGLSSLAAGALNAACMIY